Below is a window of Quercus robur chromosome 6, dhQueRobu3.1, whole genome shotgun sequence DNA.
AATTGCAGCTCGAGAATGTTCTAGTTGATGCGAAAGGGAACATAAAGATATCTGATTTTGGCCTAAGTGCCTTACCTCAGCATTTTAGGGTACAAAACTACTCTAAACTTAGCTTTCATTACAAACTTTTGAGTAATTCTAGAGAGaactttttttcaaaactaTATATTGTGATTAGAGTAACATCACTTTCATGTGGGTCCATcattgataccacttttattatcacaacaagccaTATTAgcaagaatataaaaacttaagttgtgaaaaatatcgtGTTTTTAGTAGCGTTGCAAACTTTTTTGTTCGGTCATTAACCACTATGTGTTTATACCAGGATGATGGCTTACTACATACAACCTGTGGAAGTCCCAACTATGTTGCTCCTGAGATTCTTGCTAATAGAGGGTATGATGGTGCCACCTCAGATATATGGTCCTGtggtgttatcttgtatgtAATTCTCACAGGATATCTTCCTTTCGATGATAGAAATCTTGCAGTTCTCTATCAAAAAGTATGGAGAATTTGTCTTTGATCTTTTGGATCCCCCTTTTATATGGTCCTATGGCTAAACGTTTTATTAAAATCTCATTAACTTggattttttcacatttatccCTTTTGAGGGATTTCAGATATTCAAGGGGGATGCTCAGATACCAAAATGGTTGTCACAAGGCGCCCATAACATGATAAAGAGAATTCTTGATCCAAATCCTGTTAGCCGGATAACAATGGCAGGTATCAAAGCAGATGAGTGGTTTAAGCAGGACTATACTCCTGCAAATcctgatgatgaagaagaagatatatacATCGATGATGAAGCATTCTCGAAACGTGAAGTGGTATGAGCTTGGAAATTCTTATACCTTTGTGCACCCCTTATGGGTGTATCTTGAtccttaattatttattcttgcAATATAGCCATCTGAAGCAGAGAAGAGTCCAGGCTCGCCCACTCTCATCAATGCCTTCCAGTTGATTGGAATGTCTTCCTGTTTAGACCTCTCTGGCTTCTTTGAGAAAGAGGTGGGCATGAAAGCCAAAAGGCAGCAGTTAATTTTAAAAGTTCATATCTTTGATTCATTAAATCAATATTATTACTGTAATAGACCAGTACCTCAGAAATTCTGATTGCCTTGTATGCACATTCTCGTGTTAATTTAGGATGTCTCTGAGAGGAAGATCAGATTTACATCCAATCACTCTGCTAAGGATTTACTCGAGAAGATTGAGAGTACTGTTACAGAGATGGGATTTCGcgttttgaagaaaaatggaaGGGTAAGGTTTCTTGCTACTATTTCAAACACTCTTTTCTCTTGATCAAGGAGGACAGCATCATTGTACCCTCATTGTCTTGTCATGTACTAGAAATAGCATATGGGAGCTCTAAATGTCAATGCTAGAATTGGCTAGCTATTTCTGAAATACAATGTTTATAATGATGCCTGATTGTTCTGTCCATCTTTTACTTCTAGTTGAAAGTGGTGCAAGAGCACAACAAGGGGCAGAAAAGCTTGGGTAGTCTTTCAGTAGCAGCAGAGGTGAGTGATTGTAAAACTTGAACGATTTCGTTCTTCAAGAAACAAATGTATACTTGCATGGCattctaatttatttataatatatagttGCCAATTATCTCACCATTTTCTGTGTAACTGTGTCAGGTGTTTGAGATTAGTCCATCCTTATTTGTAGTTGAATTAAGAAAAGCGTATGGAGATTCTTCAGTTTATAGAcaggtactctctctctctctctctctctcatacaggCACACATTTCTTTAGTTAATCCTTATGTTTGATATTGCAGCTGTGTAAAAAGCTATCAAATGATTTAGGAGTTCAGCCTAGCCAAGACCTGTTGACCACAGGAGTGTGAATACCGTTTTTTGTTGGCTCAGGCAACATTACAAGCCTTGAGTA
It encodes the following:
- the LOC126688799 gene encoding CBL-interacting serine/threonine-protein kinase 1 — encoded protein: MVSKKELGLEKKGMQLGKYELGRTLGEGNFGKVKFARNIETGQCFAVKILDKNKIIHLNISDQIKREIATLKVLKHPNVVRLHEVLASKTKIYMVLEYVTGGELFDRIASKGKLKEDEGRKLFQQLIDAVSYCHTKGVFHRDLKLENVLVDAKGNIKISDFGLSALPQHFRDDGLLHTTCGSPNYVAPEILANRGYDGATSDIWSCGVILYVILTGYLPFDDRNLAVLYQKIFKGDAQIPKWLSQGAHNMIKRILDPNPVSRITMAGIKADEWFKQDYTPANPDDEEEDIYIDDEAFSKREVPSEAEKSPGSPTLINAFQLIGMSSCLDLSGFFEKEDVSERKIRFTSNHSAKDLLEKIESTVTEMGFRVLKKNGRLKVVQEHNKGQKSLGSLSVAAEVFEISPSLFVVELRKAYGDSSVYRQLCKKLSNDLGVQPSQDLLTTGV